A region of Diceros bicornis minor isolate mBicDic1 chromosome 31, mDicBic1.mat.cur, whole genome shotgun sequence DNA encodes the following proteins:
- the LOC131395839 gene encoding small nuclear ribonucleoprotein G-like, with product MSKAHPPELKKFMDKKLSLKLNGDRYVQGILRGFDPFMNLVIDECVEMATSGQQNNIGMVVIRGNSIIMLEALEGV from the coding sequence ATGAGCAAAGCTCATCCTCCCGAGTTGAAAAAATTTATGGACAAGAAGTTATCATTGAAATTAAATGGTGACAGGTATGTCCAAGGAATATTGCGGGGATTTGATCCCTTTATGAATCTTGTGATAGATGAATGTGTGGAGATGGCAACTAGTGGGCAACAGAACAACATTGGAATGGTGGTAATACGAGGAAATAGTATCATCATGTTAGAAGCCTTGGAAGGAGTATAA